The following is a genomic window from Haloterrigena alkaliphila.
GATCCATTCGTTCCCGTCGGCTCTCGCGTCGGTTTCCCGGCTCGCGCCGTCGGTCAACTCCTTGACGCTCTCGACGGGATCGTGTGGCCGGTAGTACACCGGGAACGTCCCGATTTCTCGCCAGCCGTGTTTCAGGTTGCCGGGTTTGGCGTTCCCGTTCGGGAAGTTGAAACAGAACGCCGGCGCGCCGTCGGCGTACCGCTCGAGCGCGAATTCGTTCATGCGGCTGAACAGCCCCTGTCCCCGGTACTCCGGGTGAACCATCGTGTCGCAGGGCTGGAACGCGAGCCGGACGGTTTCGCCGACGCGCATTTCGAGGGCGAAAAACGCTCGGCAGCCGACGACCTCGCCGTCGTCGACGGCGACGACGATCGGGACGTGATCGACGTAGGGGTTGTCGTCGTACTTCCAGCGGAACCAGTCGGGGCCCCGGTGGTGACCGAACACCCGCTCGTACAGCGACAGCACTCCAGTCCGATCGCCCGGTTCGAACGATCGGACCGTACACGACGACGCCGTGGACTTCGATATGGATTCGATCATGGGTAGAGCCGGGTGGATACGGGACGTCGGTGGATCCCGACACTCGAATTTCAGCCTGTGTACCAAAAGGGATTGACCCTGAATACGCTACATGCGACCGGAGACGGTCGAAATACGGCGGCAGCCGCGCTGCCGTGTCGGTTTCCCTGAGAGTGCTCCGATCGGTTCGGTTACTTTCGCACGGAAACTGGGCCGACGCGACCGGTGTCGGCGTCGTGCAACTGACGCTACTCCATGTAGCCCAGTCCCTTCAGTCGGTCCTCGACCTCGGTGAAGTCGTCGTCGACCGCTTCGTCCCGATCGTCTTTCGAGACGCCGGTGCGCTCGACTTTCGTCGACGCGGGGACCGCGTCCTCGTCGAAGGCGTCGAAGAGGACGCGCCCGTCGGCGTTCTTCGGGACGGGTTCGCCGATGCCGTGGAGCAGGGTCGGTGCGATGTCGACGACCCGCGCTCCCCGCAGCGTCGCGCCGGCCTCGATCGACGGGCCGCGACAGAGGACGATTCCCTCTTTCCGGTGACTCGCGGCGTACGTGCCGGTGTCGCCGGTCACTGAGTCGGTGAGCGCGTTGCGCTCCTCGTAGACGCCCCGGCCTTTGACGATCAGGTCCGGCGAGTCGTCGTCGGTCGGGAACAGCTCGTTGCCGTCGGCCACCTCCAGCATCGGCTCCCCGTCGTCGTCCGTCACCGACTCCAACAGGTCGGTGAGCTCCGCTTTCAGGTCGGGGATCTGGCTCGGATCGACCACGCCCTTGTTGAAGCGCTCGGTGTCGTTGATGTACAGGCAGCCGGAGCCGTGGACGAACGCGACGGTCCGATCGTAGTCGACGTCGTAGAGGGCGTGATCGCCCGGAATCCGTTCGGCGACCGTGTCGACGATCGAGCGGGGGAGCGTCGAGACGATCTTCTCCTCGGAGATACCGACCTGCTCGAGGGCGTCCGTAATGCGGTCCCGGGAGATTCCCAGACTCGAGAGCGCCCCGCGCGCGCCCTCGTTTTCCTCCTGGAAGAGGTAGCCGTCCCGCTCCAGAATGTGGTTGACGTAGACCAGTTCCTCGATCGGTCCGAAGCCGTGATCGGAGACGACGTAGAGGTCGGCGTCGTGGTCGTCCGTATACGCCATCACTTCTCCGAGGACGTCGTCGAGTTTCTTGTAGTGGTTGAGCAGGCGATCCATGTCCCAGATGAGGTGCTGGAACCGGTCGGGGGCGGTGAAGACGAAGAAGAACAGTCTCCAGTCGTCGCCGGCGTTCTCCATCTGGAGGCGCATCACTTCGCGACGTTTCGCGAGCATCGCTTCGACCGCCGTCTCGAACTCGTCGAGGCGGTCGGCGTAGTCGGGGTAGTCGAGGCTGATGTCGTAGTTCCCGGTTCGCGCCTCGATCTCGTCTTTGAGTTCGGGCGGGTAGGTGTACTCGTGATCGGTCGTGGGCGTCATCATGCCCGTGACCATCGTTCCGTCGATCTCTCGTGGCGGATACGACATCGGCACGTTGCCGACGTGAGCGGGCGTGACCTGCTCCCAGAGCGTCGGCTGTTGGATGTCGTAGCTGGTGTACATCTCGTGGGTGTAGTCGGAGGAAAGGTTCTGGAACCCGTAGATGCCGTGTTTATCCGGCCAGACTCCCGTCGCGATCGACGGCCACGCCAGCGGGGTCGTCGCGGGCTGGGTGCTCTCGAGGGTCCCTGCCGCGCCCTCCTCGCGCATCCGGGCGAAGTTCGGGAGTTCGCCCTCCGCACTCCACTGGTCGATGAGTTTCCACGGTACGCCGTCGAATCCGAGCACGAACGCTCGCTCGGCTGGTGGGGAAGACCTGCTCATGATTGTATGAGACGTCGAGGACGTCTGCTGTCCGGTGAATCCGGAGATGAACGCTTTGTTATGGGGAGATTTTACGGTCGCTCGAACTGATATTTCCCCGATCTGACCGTTTTTAGCCGAATTTTCCCTGTCTCACACTCGCACGGCACCGGTAATGTGTGAATCGTGCACAAGGCACAGGCTATATGCGTGTGCGCTGTGTGTAATACCCATACAAACCCCATTACGGTCGCCGTCACCGCCGGCAGGAAATCCATAACAATACCGCTCGTTCATCAGGACTTGGACATGAGACGCGTCAACTGGGTGGACGCAGGAGGTGGGTATCGTGGGTAGTGTCGTGGTCTCCCTCGATGCCGAACTCGGCTGGGGATTTCACGATCTCCCGGACCCGCCGACCGAGCGGGTGGAAGCGGGACGTCGCGGCTGGCAGGTAATGCTCGAGTTACTCGACGAGTTCGACGTCCCGGCCACGTGGGCCGTCGTCGGTCACCTCATGCTCGACTCCTGTGACGGCAGTCACGAGTCCCACCCCGCGCCGTCGGGCTGGTTCGACCGCGAACGCGAGGCGTGGCGCGATCGGGAGGACCTGCGGTTCGGTCCCGACCTCGTCGCCGGCATCCTCGAGGCCGACGCCGACCACGAGTTCGCCAGCCACTCCTTCTCCCACGTCCTCTTCGGGCGCGAGGAGACGGAGCGCGAACTCGCGGTCGCCGAACTCGACCGGGCGACCGAGATCGCCGCCGAGTGGAACCAGTCGGTCGACACCTTCATCTATCCGCGAAACGACGTCGGCCACCGGGACGTCCTGGCCGAATACGGCGTCTCGGCCTACCGCGGCAAGTCGCCGACCCGGGACGGCGTTCGGGGCGTCTTCGACTCGACGGTGCGGGACCGCTCGATGCTGGTCGATCCCGCGACCGACGAGTACGGACTGGTCAACGTCCCCGCCTCGCTGTTCCTGTTCGGCTTCGAGGGACCCGCGCGGACCGTCGCCGAGTCGATCTGGACCGATCCGATGCTCGAACTCGCTCGACGGGGGATCGACGAGGCGGTCCACGGGGACGGCGTCTTTCACATCTGGCTCCACCCGAACAACCTGACGAGCGAGCGCGACGACGCCCGGATGCGGTCGATCCTTTCCTATCTCGCGAAGCGCCGCGCGGAGACCGATCTCACCGTCGAGACGATGGGCGACGTCGCCCAGCGGGTCCGTCGTTCTCGGAGCGTCGAGGAGGTCTCGACCAGGACCGACAGCAGTAGTGCCGACGGCAGTAGTGCCGATAGCAGTAGTATCGAGAGCACGGCGAAAGCGAGCTGGTACTGATCCGGCCGGTACCGACCCGCACGCGTCGTCCCGCCCGCGGGAATGGGGTTTCTACTCCCCGCTCCCCGCGGGTATGGCGACGATAACAAAGCCCGCTCCCGGCCCCTTCTCGGGCAGATGCCATCGACACTTTTGAGCCGGTGGACCGACTCGAGCGCACTCGAACTCGGCGTGCTCGGCGTCGGAAACATCGGCATGGTACACCTGAAATCGGCGCTTGCGATGCCCGACGTCGACGTCGTCGCGGCCGCTGACGCGGTCCCGGAGAACCGCGACCGGGCCGCCAGTGCCGGCGCCACGCGCACGTATGACGATTATACGACGCTGCTCGAGCACGAGGACCTCGACGCGGCGGTCGTCGCCCTCCCGCCGTTCCTCCACGCCGACGCCGTCGAGAAGGCCGCCGACGCGGGGACCGACGTCTTCGTCGAGAAACCGCTGGCCCGCTCGACCGAGGAGGCCGACGAGATGCTCGAGACGGCCCGCGAGGCGGGGATCGCCGTCGGCGTCGACCACACGCTGCGCTACCAGCCCGACATGACGGGCGTCAAGGCCGAGTACGACGACGGACACGTCGGTCACGTCCCCTACGCGTCGATCACGCGACTCAACGACCACCCGCTGGGCAAACCGCCGGCCGACGAGGCGCCCCCCGAGTGGCCGATGGACCCCGAGGCCGCCGGCGGCGGCTCGCTGGTCGAACTCGGCGTCCACTGCTTCGACGTCCTCGAGTGGCTGTTCGGCGATCTCGAGGTCCGGGATGCCACTATGGGCCAAACCCTCAACATCCCGGCCGAGGACGCCGCGACGGTCCTGCTCCGGGCGCCGGAGACGGAGACGACGATCTCGCTCCACTGTGGCACCTACCAGTGGGAACAGCTCCCCGAGGTCAACACCCGGCTGCGCCTCGAGGGCGTGACCGGAACGATCAGCAACAAGGACCACATCCCCGATAACTTCTACGCGGGCGCGGCCAAGTCCGCGCTGTCGAACGTGCTGAGCCGGTTCACCCGCGACGAGCCGGACGTCTTCGGACCGACCTTCTACCTGCAGGCCCACTACGACGCGCTGGAGGACTTCTGTGACGCGGTCCGCAACGACGAGGCCCCGCCGGTCGACGGCGCCGACGGTCGGCGGACGATCGAACTCGCCGAAACGGCCTACGAACTGGCCGAGGAGACCGCGGACGACGCCCTCGAGGCGCCGGAGGTGATGGCGTGAGCGTCCGCGTCGCCGGCGTCGACGCCCCCGACCGCCGTGGCGGGTGGTTCACCGACGCCGACCGGCGCCTGGAGACGGTCGAGCCGCCGGTTCGATCGGTCCTCGAACCGTACGCCAGTTCGCTGACGGCGACGGAGCGGATCACGCTCGTTCCCGACGCCCACTACCCGTTCCACCCCTCCTCGGGGATGATCACCGATCCCGTCGTCGTCGCCGCCGTCGCCGCCACGCTCGAGGACTGGACCGACGCGGACGTCGCCGTCGCCGGCGCGAGCGACGACCGCATCGCGTTCGATCGGACCGCCGACTACCTGGCCTACGAGTCGGCGCTCGAGGGCGTCGACGCCGGTCTCGTCGATCTCGCCGAGGAGTCGCGCCGCGACGAGGTCGTGACGGTCGACGGCGACGCGGTCTCCGCGTCGATCCCGGAGCGACTGCTCGAGAGCACCGTCGTCGCCGTGCCGACGTTACGGCCGACCGAAGCCGGCCCGGTCGCCGGCGGGATGCGCGCGCTCGGCCGTCTCGTCACCAGCGTCGCCGACGCCGACCAGACCGCCGTCGCGGCGACGCGGGCCGTCGACCCCGCCCTCTCCGTGCTGGACGCGACGACCGCCTACGGCGGCGACCCGATCGCGGCCGACGCGCTGTTCGCGGGGCCGACCCCGGCGGTCGACGCGGTCGGCTCGTCGCTGCTCGGGCGCTCGATCGAGGAGGATCCGGCGCTCAGGGTGGCCCTCGACGACGACCCCGCGATCACCGTCGAGCGCAGCGCGGACGACTCCGACGGCGTCGACCTGACGGCGCTCAGACGTCGCCTTCCCGACGGCGAGTTACCGCCGCCGGACGACACGAACCCCGCCGTCACGACCGCCTACCGACTGTACGCGGCGGTGGCCGGCGACGCCGTGCCGCCCCAACTCGAGCAACGATGACGGGAGGGAAAACCGCCGCCGTCACCGGCGCGACCGGTTTTCTCGGCTCGCACCTCTGTGAGCGCCTGCTCGCGGACGGCTGGGAGGTCCGCGGACTCAGCCGCCCGTCGTCGGACCGGGGCGACCTCGAGGGAGCGGATATCGACTGGTACGTCGGCGACCTGTTCGAACCGGAGACGCTTCGGGACCTCGTCGACGGCGCCGACGTCGTCTTCCACCTCGCCGGGATCGGTCTCTGGACGGCGGGTCCCGAGACCGTCCACCGGGTCAACGTCGACGGCACCGAGAACGTCCTCGAGGCCTGTCGCGACCGCGACGTCGGCCGGGTCGTCTTCACGAGCACGTCCGGGACGCGCCGGCCGTCCGGCGACGCCGAGTTCGCCGACGAGACGGACGTCGCCGACCCGATCGGCGCCTATCAGGCCTCGAAGGCCGAGGCCGAGCGGCTGGTCGACGAGTACGCCGCGAGCGGCGGCGACGCCGTCACCGTCCACCCGACGTCGATCTTCGGGCCCGGCGACGAGGAGTTCACCGTCCAGTTGCTCTCGATGGGCCTCGAGCCGACGATGCCCGCCTACCTCCCGGGTGGACTGAGCATCGTCGGCGTCGCCGACGTCGTCGACGGCCTGCTGCTGGCCGCCGAGCGCGGCGAGAACGGCGAACACTACATCCTGGGGGGCGAGAACCTCACCTACCAGCAGGCGGTCTCCCGGATCGCCCACGCCGTCGACGGCTCCCCCGCGCGGATCCGGGTCCCGGCGACGGCCATCCACGCCGCCGGCCCGGTCGCCGAGGCCGCCAGCGCCGTCGCCGACGTCCGGATGTTCCCCTTCGACCGGCAGATGGCCCAGCTGGCGACCCAGCGGCTCTTTTACACCTCGAGGAAAGCCGAAGCCGAACTCGGCTACGAGTACCAGCCGATCGAGGCGCACCTGCCGGAGACGATGGCGTGGTATCGCGAGGACGTCCGATAACGAGCCGCGGACCGTTCATCCCGCAAGCGACGGGAGTCGGTCTTCGAAGAGTCGGTCCGTGGCAGTCCAACAAATCTCCGTCGGAATCGTTTTCCGGAAGTGAGCGCTCTCGTGATGGATCTCGCCCGTCGGGGTCTCGTACTGAAAGTGAACGGGCCCGAGATCGGAATGATCCTCGTCGCGGTGCCACCCGCAGTTGAATCCCGTGTTCGGATCGGCGTAGTGGATCCGATAGTACTGGTCTCCGCCATCGTACCGCCACTCGACGTCGAGAGCCGGTGACTCGGGTCCCGTGGCCGGCGTCACTCGGGCGGGGTCGATCTCCGCTCGGAGAAATCGCTTGCTGATGCTGTCCGGTTCGTCGGTGACGGCCGTGACTTCGGGCTGGCGCTTGAGGACGTCCCGTAACCCGTCGTACACCGTGCTATCGGTGGTTCCTGGTAGTCCCATTCCGCTCCCTCACGCGGAGACGGCATCTCGCTCGCTCGCCCAATCGTACTCGTTGAGCGCGGCTCGAACGACGGGGAGGCGCCCCTCGAGGTGTTCCCACTCGCTGGCGATCTCGCGGCGACGTTCGATCTCGCCGCTGTCCTCGACGTCGGCGATGCTCGCTCGGAGCGCACCGGGGCTCTCGACGCCGTAGGTCTCCGTCCAGTCGACGATTCGGGTCCGCATCGACTCGAGCGCGTCGGTGAGTTCCTCGCGATCGTGTTCGCGCTGTAGTTTCGCGATCTCGCGATACGTCGCCATCAACTGGTCGACACAGTAGACGGCCTGCTCTCCCCGTTCGAGTCGTCGGAGGACGTCGTCTTCGACGAGCTGCTCGAGATACTTCTGGGCGGTCTTCACCGAGACGTCCGTTTCGTCGGCGATCCAGGAGGCGGAGCGTGGCTTCCGCAGCGTGCGCGCGGCTGCGCGAACGCGCTCGCCACGGGTCATCGAGATTTGGTCTCGACGATCGTTCCGGCCGGATTTCTCCGTCATGCCGACACGTAGGGGCCTATAGAATATATATCCAGTGTCATGGAGAATTTTCTTGACATCGGTGTGACTGCCAGTCAGAGTGCGGACGAAGGCTCGATTACGCTGAATTTTCACTTTCGTTCAATAGCGACGGATCGTCTGCATCGAAGGGTCCCGGCACTATTCGAGTGATCGTCCCGTCCCGTACGAGGATCGACGGAGTGGAGAAAGACCGCTTTTGCCTCGGAAACGAAGGGTTCCTCACGGCTCGAGGCCGATCGTCGAGCGACCCGTTACACCTGCGGCGCTTCCCGCTCGGGTTCGACCCGCTCGTCGGCGACTCGCTCGTACACGTCGAGGATTTGATCGGCCGTCCGCTCGATGCTGACCTCGCGGGCGGCCTCGCGGCCGTTCGAGCGCTCTCCGCGCCGGAGGACGTCGACCAGGCCGTCGACCAGTTCGGCGTCGCTCGCGCCGACGTGGGAGGGGTCGACGCCGGCCAGTCGCTCCCGGACGTCGCCGACGTCGGTGGCGACGACCGGGAGATTGCAGGCCATCGCCTCCTTGACCGAGTTGGGCGACCCCTCGCTGCGGGAGGTGAGGAGGAGCGCGTCGGCGGCGTTCATGTAGTCGGGAACGGCGTCGTGGTCGACCTGGTGGACGACGCGGAGATCGATCGGTCGATCGAGCAGGCGCTCGGCCGCAGCGACGACGCGTTCGGCCCGCGGGAAGTTCTTGACCGTTCGGCCGGGGCGGTACGGGAACAACACCTGGTAGGCGTCGCCGGCGTCGTCCCACCCGACCCGTTCGCGGGCCTGCCGCTGCGAACTGGGCGTGAACTTCTCGAGGTCGATACCGTCGGGGATCACTCGGCAGTCGTAGCCCAGTTCCTCGCGCATCTCCTCGGACATGACGATGACCTCGTCGCAAAGCGGTGCACACGCCCTGCTGACGGGTTTGGCCGGTCCGTGGACGTCCGACCCCCACAGCGACATCACGACCGGCGTCCGCAGTTGCGAGAGCGCGACCGGCGTCGTCAGGCCGTAGTGAGCGTGAATCAGATCGTAGCCGTTTCCGGACTCCGAGATCACTTTCGGGACCATCCGGAGGTAGTCCATCGGACTACGAGAGGTGACGTCGCTGGCGTCTCCCGCGATCGGGAGTACGGTGAAGGTGACACCCCGGCGTTCGAGTTCGTCGATCTGCTGGTTCATGAACGGTGCGTCGGCGTTGGCCGTGAGGATGAGGACGTGCATTGCCGACTGGCAGAACCTAGCCTCGGATGGCGTTTTGTTATAGGCAGAACAGCGAGACTACAGCCTCGGTCAATCATCGTATTCTTTACTTTCATCTATTGAGATGTTATTCAAGGAAGATCGTCGCTCGAGTTTTCTTCACCTACTCGTGACGGTTGATACGATTTCCTGATTTCGGTTGGTGAGCCCTCGAACGGCCGCGTATTGGGGTTGTTGGGGCGCTCCTTCGCTTTGCTCTGATCGGTAGCCAGCGGCTGAATCGAACCCCTGAACGCGGAGATGGCAATAGCAGTGGCTTACTCCTCGATCCGGCGGTCGCTACCACACGGTATCGGTCCGACGCACCCGCCGTCGACGCCGACGCGCGTGGAGTAGTAGTCTGATTACAAAGTTCCGCTTCCGAATACGCTCTCTCGATGCGGATTCTGGTCTTCGCGAACACGCCCGCCCACGTCCACCTGTACCGCCACGCCGTCGACCGGCTCGAGGCCGCGGGCCACGACGTGCTCGTCCTGACCCGCGAGTACGCCTGCACGACCGATCTCCTCGACCGCTTCGAGATGCCGTATCGGGTCTACGGCGAGCACGGAACCGACCGACACTCGAAGCTCCGGCTCGCTCGAGAACTCGGCGGACAGGTGGTGTCGATCGGCCGCGAGGCGCGTCGGTTCGATCCGGACGTGATCTTCGGCCGCGGACCCTACGCCGCCTACGCGGGTACGCTGACGCGGACGCCGACCGTGCTCGTCCTCGACGACGAGCCGACCGATTTCAACCACGTCGTCTCCCGGCCCTTCGCCGACTGCATCCTCTCGCCGGCGGTCACCCGCCGCGATCTGGGCGAGGCCCACTACACCTTCGAGGGGTTCAAGGAGTGCGCGTATCTCCACCCCGACGTCTTCGAACCCGACGAGAGCGTCCGCGACCGCCTCGGCGTCGGTCCGGACGAGCCGTACGTTCTCGTGCGGTTCAACGCCCTCGACGCGCTCTGCGACGCCGGTATCGAGGGATTCGAACCGGCCCAGCGTCGCGACCTGATCGAGCGCCTGAGCGAACGGGCGACCGTCTTCGTCTCCGACGAGGGCGACGACGTCGACTTCGCGGACCTCCCGGCGCGCCCCTACGACCTCCACCCCGCCGAGATCCACGACGCGATGGCCGAGGCCGACCTGCTGGTCGCGGACACCGGGACGATGACCACCGAGGCGGCGCTGCTTGGGACGCCGTCCCTGCGCTACCGGGGGACCGACGAACACGAGTACGGCGAGTTCCAGGAACTCGAGCGCGCCGGGCTCGCCGAACAGTTCGACGACTACGCCGCCGTTCGCGACCGATCGCTCGAACTCCTCGCCGACGACGACGCGACCGCTCGCTGGGCGGAGCGTCGCCGCGAGTACGTCGGCGACCTCGTGAACCTGACGGACCTGCTGGTCGAGGTCGCTCACACCCGGGGCGCCGTCGACCGACTCAGCTCGTCGACGCGAGGCGCGTTACAGCCGAAGCACCGGGAGCAGCCCGGTCTCTAACCGCTCGCGGGCGGGCGTTCACCGCGTTCCCGGCGACTGCAATTCCCGGCGACCGCAAGTACGAGAGGTAACCGGCTGTCCGTTGACCAGTCGGTTACGCAATGTATCAGGACGTGCTACTCGCGACGAACGGCGACGAGGGAGCTCGTCAGGCGACGGAACACGCGATCGAGCTGGCCGACCAGCTCGGCGCGCGGCTCCACATCGTCTCGGTATCGGAGGACGGCCCCCACAGTACGGAGAAACAGGACGAGATGCGGACGGATCACGAGGACGAGGCCGCCCAGGCCGTCGAGGAGGCGGAATCGGCAGCCTCCGCCCGGGGGCTCGACGTATCGACGACCGTCAGCCACGGCGTCCCCCAGGAGGAGATCGTCGCGGTCGCGGAGACGAACTCGATCGATCTGATCGTCATGGGAACCCACGGCCGGAGCGGTCTCGATCATCTGGTCACCGGTAGCGTCGCCGAGGAGGTCGTCCGCAACGCGCCGGTGCCGGTCCTCACCGTCCGGGACCGGAGCTAGCGCTTCGGGAACCGGTTCTGTCGAGACCCGCTAATCGGGTACTAGCCCCGGGTACGGGATCGATAATTAACCGCCCCGGGCGGGAAACGCCGTTCATCGTGGTCGCGCGGTTCGCGACGTGCCGCGACTCGGCGGTACTCGTGCGGGCTCGCGGCCGGCCACCGTCTCGCGGACGGTCGTCGTCGCAACCGGCGCGGCCGGAGGTGACCGGCCGGTGAGCGACGGCTCCGTGACCGTCGCGGACGACGTCTGCCGCGTACTCGTCGTCGGCGACGAGCGGCCGGCCGACGTCGCGACGGACGCGCTCTCCTCGCAACTCGAGTCGGTCTCGATCGTCAGGGAGCGATCGCTTTCGGGCGCCGTCGACCGACTGTCCCACCTCGACATTCACTGCGTCGTCTGCCCGTTCGAACCGGCGAACCCCGAGTCGTCCCCGCTCGAGCGGCTTCGCGAGCGGGACGCCGAGCTGCCGATACTCGCGGTCCTCGAGGGCTCGTCGACCGAGGAGACGGTCGCGGCGGCCCTCGAGGCCGGCGCCGACGACGTCGTCGCCGCCACCGACCCGCGATCGCTGATCGCCGCGCGGGTCAGCAACGCCGCCGAGCGCCATCGGCTCGCCACCCTCTCGGCTCGCCCCGACCGGTCGATCCTCGAGCGGTCCGACGCCCTGGTCTGGGTGGTCGA
Proteins encoded in this region:
- a CDS encoding alkaline phosphatase family protein — encoded protein: MSRSSPPAERAFVLGFDGVPWKLIDQWSAEGELPNFARMREEGAAGTLESTQPATTPLAWPSIATGVWPDKHGIYGFQNLSSDYTHEMYTSYDIQQPTLWEQVTPAHVGNVPMSYPPREIDGTMVTGMMTPTTDHEYTYPPELKDEIEARTGNYDISLDYPDYADRLDEFETAVEAMLAKRREVMRLQMENAGDDWRLFFFVFTAPDRFQHLIWDMDRLLNHYKKLDDVLGEVMAYTDDHDADLYVVSDHGFGPIEELVYVNHILERDGYLFQEENEGARGALSSLGISRDRITDALEQVGISEEKIVSTLPRSIVDTVAERIPGDHALYDVDYDRTVAFVHGSGCLYINDTERFNKGVVDPSQIPDLKAELTDLLESVTDDDGEPMLEVADGNELFPTDDDSPDLIVKGRGVYEERNALTDSVTGDTGTYAASHRKEGIVLCRGPSIEAGATLRGARVVDIAPTLLHGIGEPVPKNADGRVLFDAFDEDAVPASTKVERTGVSKDDRDEAVDDDFTEVEDRLKGLGYME
- a CDS encoding polysaccharide deacetylase family protein; protein product: MGSVVVSLDAELGWGFHDLPDPPTERVEAGRRGWQVMLELLDEFDVPATWAVVGHLMLDSCDGSHESHPAPSGWFDREREAWRDREDLRFGPDLVAGILEADADHEFASHSFSHVLFGREETERELAVAELDRATEIAAEWNQSVDTFIYPRNDVGHRDVLAEYGVSAYRGKSPTRDGVRGVFDSTVRDRSMLVDPATDEYGLVNVPASLFLFGFEGPARTVAESIWTDPMLELARRGIDEAVHGDGVFHIWLHPNNLTSERDDARMRSILSYLAKRRAETDLTVETMGDVAQRVRRSRSVEEVSTRTDSSSADGSSADSSSIESTAKASWY
- a CDS encoding Gfo/Idh/MocA family protein gives rise to the protein MPSTLLSRWTDSSALELGVLGVGNIGMVHLKSALAMPDVDVVAAADAVPENRDRAASAGATRTYDDYTTLLEHEDLDAAVVALPPFLHADAVEKAADAGTDVFVEKPLARSTEEADEMLETAREAGIAVGVDHTLRYQPDMTGVKAEYDDGHVGHVPYASITRLNDHPLGKPPADEAPPEWPMDPEAAGGGSLVELGVHCFDVLEWLFGDLEVRDATMGQTLNIPAEDAATVLLRAPETETTISLHCGTYQWEQLPEVNTRLRLEGVTGTISNKDHIPDNFYAGAAKSALSNVLSRFTRDEPDVFGPTFYLQAHYDALEDFCDAVRNDEAPPVDGADGRRTIELAETAYELAEETADDALEAPEVMA
- a CDS encoding DUF362 domain-containing protein encodes the protein MSVRVAGVDAPDRRGGWFTDADRRLETVEPPVRSVLEPYASSLTATERITLVPDAHYPFHPSSGMITDPVVVAAVAATLEDWTDADVAVAGASDDRIAFDRTADYLAYESALEGVDAGLVDLAEESRRDEVVTVDGDAVSASIPERLLESTVVAVPTLRPTEAGPVAGGMRALGRLVTSVADADQTAVAATRAVDPALSVLDATTAYGGDPIAADALFAGPTPAVDAVGSSLLGRSIEEDPALRVALDDDPAITVERSADDSDGVDLTALRRRLPDGELPPPDDTNPAVTTAYRLYAAVAGDAVPPQLEQR
- a CDS encoding NAD-dependent epimerase/dehydratase family protein; the protein is MTGGKTAAVTGATGFLGSHLCERLLADGWEVRGLSRPSSDRGDLEGADIDWYVGDLFEPETLRDLVDGADVVFHLAGIGLWTAGPETVHRVNVDGTENVLEACRDRDVGRVVFTSTSGTRRPSGDAEFADETDVADPIGAYQASKAEAERLVDEYAASGGDAVTVHPTSIFGPGDEEFTVQLLSMGLEPTMPAYLPGGLSIVGVADVVDGLLLAAERGENGEHYILGGENLTYQQAVSRIAHAVDGSPARIRVPATAIHAAGPVAEAASAVADVRMFPFDRQMAQLATQRLFYTSRKAEAELGYEYQPIEAHLPETMAWYREDVR
- a CDS encoding DUF7342 family protein, whose product is MTEKSGRNDRRDQISMTRGERVRAAARTLRKPRSASWIADETDVSVKTAQKYLEQLVEDDVLRRLERGEQAVYCVDQLMATYREIAKLQREHDREELTDALESMRTRIVDWTETYGVESPGALRASIADVEDSGEIERRREIASEWEHLEGRLPVVRAALNEYDWASERDAVSA
- a CDS encoding glycosyltransferase: MHVLILTANADAPFMNQQIDELERRGVTFTVLPIAGDASDVTSRSPMDYLRMVPKVISESGNGYDLIHAHYGLTTPVALSQLRTPVVMSLWGSDVHGPAKPVSRACAPLCDEVIVMSEEMREELGYDCRVIPDGIDLEKFTPSSQRQARERVGWDDAGDAYQVLFPYRPGRTVKNFPRAERVVAAAERLLDRPIDLRVVHQVDHDAVPDYMNAADALLLTSRSEGSPNSVKEAMACNLPVVATDVGDVRERLAGVDPSHVGASDAELVDGLVDVLRRGERSNGREAAREVSIERTADQILDVYERVADERVEPEREAPQV
- a CDS encoding DUF354 domain-containing protein, giving the protein MRILVFANTPAHVHLYRHAVDRLEAAGHDVLVLTREYACTTDLLDRFEMPYRVYGEHGTDRHSKLRLARELGGQVVSIGREARRFDPDVIFGRGPYAAYAGTLTRTPTVLVLDDEPTDFNHVVSRPFADCILSPAVTRRDLGEAHYTFEGFKECAYLHPDVFEPDESVRDRLGVGPDEPYVLVRFNALDALCDAGIEGFEPAQRRDLIERLSERATVFVSDEGDDVDFADLPARPYDLHPAEIHDAMAEADLLVADTGTMTTEAALLGTPSLRYRGTDEHEYGEFQELERAGLAEQFDDYAAVRDRSLELLADDDATARWAERRREYVGDLVNLTDLLVEVAHTRGAVDRLSSSTRGALQPKHREQPGL
- a CDS encoding universal stress protein, producing the protein MYQDVLLATNGDEGARQATEHAIELADQLGARLHIVSVSEDGPHSTEKQDEMRTDHEDEAAQAVEEAESAASARGLDVSTTVSHGVPQEEIVAVAETNSIDLIVMGTHGRSGLDHLVTGSVAEEVVRNAPVPVLTVRDRS